CTGCTTGAACTCTCTCATTTGATTTGGGtgtctgtctttaaagtgttttgttagtttgttGTTTCCTCTTTTTGATGTCGTCATGTCTCAGTGCTTTTATGAAGAGAGCACATCTGTGCAACTTTCAGAAAGCacatcaagaaccgggttgaccgggtactcggtaccacgGTTCTTAAAAAAACCTGGTAccataatattttcatttgtttagtaCCGACTTACCGAAGTaacgggtcttttgacaacactagttgaagtactaaaattgctaAAGCTAAAAAATAGACATAATTAAAACTATTACTaacaaactaaaacttaaataaaaaatgaatataaaaaaatcgTTATTggtattgttcttggtgtgaacaagcTTTAGCTAATTTTAGACTTGATTAAAGTTTAACTGCTATAAATTACAAGCAGCCTGTACCTTGACAAAGAAGGTTCGTCCTGGTCTCTAACCTCATGGCATcagtaatgtgttttttgttaaatgctaATACATgtgtctctctcttcctctcgctGTAGGTGGTGTCTGGGGAGTTTTCGGAGGATAGTGAGTTGTATAATTTCTCTCTTCAAGCGGGAGATGAATTAACCCTCATGGGCCAGGCAGAACTGCTCTGCGTCCAATCAACTCGCGAGAAATCCCGCCTGACTGCATTGCTACGGCGACTGGGCAAAGCAGGCGGAGCTCTGGGACGTCCCGCCCGCATGAAGATGCCTTGTTTGATTTGCATGAACCACCGGACCAATGAGAGCGTCAGTTTGCCGTTCCAGTGCCGCGGGCGGTTTTGCACGCGTTCGCCGCAGGAGATGCAGATGCAGGGAGGCCAACACACCGTGCGCAGCATCATCGAGCGCGTGCGGTTACCCGTGAACGTGTCTGTGCCGTCACGACCTCCTTGTAACCCATACGACCTGCATGCAATCCGTGAAGGCCATCGATATAAACTCCTCAGCATCATCAGCAAAACTGTCGTTCTCTGCTGCATACTTCGCAAAGAGGAAGTCATGTCATCTCACTTCCTGTTATTAACAGACATGCCACGCTTCACTCTGCCGGAGGGTTTACTGCATGCTGACATTTCCTATCAGCAGGTGGTGCTACAGTGCGCTCTGCGTTGCCAGGAAAGCTTCGATCCGGACAATTACTCACATGCCGTGCGCGAAGTCAAGACGGATTTCTCCGAGGAGTGTCTCAGCCCACGGCAGATTCAGGTGTGCGTTCAAGGCTATGGGCGCGACGAGCTCGGGACGTCCCTGCAGagactgtctctgtgtgtctatGGAGGCGGAGCCATCACACACACGATATCACATGGCTGCGGAGACTCGCCGGGCGACTCGCACACGCTGCCCTCTAGTGACGGTGAGGAACGAGAATACGTCACACCCAATTGGTCAacagagacacaggagattccaTACGAGGAGCTCTGGACCAATCAGAGTTCTGGAAGTTTTGGGGTGACGTCTGAGAGCTCAGTGAAGGCGGAGCATAACCTCATATCCTTCCACTCCACTACCACATCATTAGATGGAACGGTGGGCTCCACCCACGTAGCCATGGTGCAGATGGAAGCAGGAAGAGTATCAAGAGTATCGACTCCACCTCCTGTCCCTCCCAAATCTGAAGCTGTAAGCAGCCATTTTGCACAGTTTTTCACGCTTTTGCATCATATtgcgtttttttattattattgaaaaacaTACCATATATAGATAAATTAGGgaaatatgtatttgttataaAATAATGACACTTCAAAAAATCTTAATGGTTGCAATAGGCTTAATTTTTTGtaagtaaaatttaaatgttacgtgtaaaaaaaaaaaaaaaaaaaaaaaatatatatatatattatatatatatatatatatatatatatatatatatatatatatatatatatataattactttgTTACTATTGATttgggggtgaaatattctgGACATGTTCttttaatgcatattaaatgcatatagcagttttgtgagattcactctTTTAGATAATTCTCAGGCATTATTGGGCTTTTGACCCTGAGCTCAGCTGTACTGTAGTTCAGTAACCCTCTTTATTCTCATGATTTTAACTTGTCTTCCTCAGTTCTTTTGTCACGGTCCtacaagcatacacacacacacacactggaattAAAGTCTTTTTGACACTGTTGACTGGAATTACAGCCTTTCTCTTTTaccctgttctctctctctctcccacacacagtGGGTTCAGGCCTGGCCTGTAATTTAgcttcccaaacacacacacacacacacacacaaacacacacactcactgtccCTGGTGTATTTGCGGAGGAAGTGAACTGTATCCCAGAATCCTAGAGTTGTTCCTCCCAGAAGAGGAAATTTAGACAGTGATAACAGATAACAGATGGAGTTTATCATCTGGATGATTATTGAGACAATATTTCCATATTAACCGTAATTAGGAAACAAGCACTTGTAAACACTGGTTTACTGCAGAGTGTGTCTGGAACTCTAATTAAAGAATCCAAAAAGAGTTTCAGCTTGTGatttcttttgttgattgtattgTTCTGTATACTGTTTAGTGTTCttaaaaaagcacaaatattGATCTTGGTTTTGTGTATAATCCATTGAAATAAacatatttgaatattaatatagagttaaaatgatttaaaatgtattaacagtttccataaaatatactttttttttttctctttttgtgatATTTTGTCCCTTCAGTCATTGACACATCAGCTACAATAACTGACTTGAATTATCTTCATATCTTTTATTATATGCAATTATTtatgattaattagattaattaatcagcaGCATATTATGTCATTATTTCCACTGACAGCCTGAGATAAATTGAGTTTCATTGTATTATATTCTGTTAATATATGATTTTTGCATCCATTTAAACATTTATCACTAGACTCTGGATTTCTCAACAAACTAACAGTGTTCTGTATATAGTTTTCAGTGTATAATAATGATTGTTTGGTATTTAGTGCTCCTTTTATTCCATATTCTGTTTAATATTAATTGTTCAATATTTGGTATTTATTATTCGATTTTCTGTGTTCAGTATTAATGACACGGGAATATGTTGTTTAAATTTCTCCTGGAAATAAAGTGACATTTACTTGAAAACCAGGTCTTGAGTTATGAGGAAGACAACAGCAAGACTGTAATATAATAGATGTCCCATACACTGTTATATATTAACTGTTCTTTCTTGTTCTTTTGAATTTCTTCTGTCTATCTAGGTGAAAGAAGAGTGTCGTTTCTTAAACGCTCCTCCTGTTCCGCCCCGCTGTGCTAAAGGCCCCGCCCCCAGCCCTCCAGTTCCCACCCGCTTACCTAAAACTCCGCCCAGACAGACGCTCAACCCAAAACTCTCATTTTATTCCTCTGGACTGCAAGAAAGGTAAAAATTACTGTTGCAATGATTTAAATAGAGTCTTTTTAAGTACTTATTGGTTGGAACTAAGTAAGGGGAATCAAGAGTAAGTTATTAATCCATCATTTTTTTTTGGTACTTTCGAGGAAATATTTACCCTTGGGAATACTGATAATTTGACTATAACaaatacaatgaaacaaaatacctAAGGAACAAAAATGATTTGCATTCATTTATTATGAAAAGTTGCAAAAAAGGTCTACATACTATAAATAGGGATGCAACTATTCACTTAACTCATGATGCAATTCACAATTCTGATTTCATAATATGATTTACTCATTattagatttaagacaaattataaatgataagttgtccttttattattgcttggacaaaatgctgcacatttatttgtgaaaccccaaatcaaataaatctcTTTATATAAACATACTAAGGCTTTGCCTgttctctttccatttaaaattagaggcaaccacttaATTTTAATCAtggtccaaacaaagatgctggaTACGTGCAGCATGAGCAGTTTTAGAAATATGAAGCAAAAACAAATGCTCTGACTTTCATTTTGTCAATCTATACTACAGAAAATATATCTACATGAAACAAAAGCAGCAGATGGGCTGAATAAAAACGcatattcattctctgccagctgGTGGCGCTTATGGACCAGCAGCAATACAGCGTCTCCTTGTTTGCATCACTGTGCTTATGaacactactttaatatgcattatacagaagcGAGATGAAATGAAAATACCCTCTAAAGTTTTCTAATGATAGTTAGTTTCCGTAAGTCAGAACCCAATTGTATTGCGATTTGTTTAAACATCTCAACCTATTTGAATCATTGCATAATTTGTatcgattttcaaccggctcgGGGTGCATCACTACCTTAAAGGTccaaaaagacaacaaaaagtAAATGCGAGATAAAAACCACAGCTCAACATAAACGTCTTCAGTGCAATGGGCACTCGAATTAGCTTTTTTCTTGTCCTTCATCACCTTTCTAGCATGCTTTTTAGCAACTTTTCGACTGTTTGGATTGTTGTGGCTTACAACTTCTTGTTCTTTATTTGAGTTTTGGTGATTTCTTCATTTACTCATTTTAATACAACTCTTTCTCTATCAGTTCTGCTCCTCGTAGTGGCAGCAACTCTCCATCGCCAGACTCTTATTCTCTGTATTGTTACCCGTGCACCTGGGCCGGctgtgtgacctctgacccctgtgtGAGCCCTGATCCCACCCAACCTGCACAAGCCTGTTGGTCCCACCCACGAGGAGGCGGGGCCTACACCTCCAACATCCTCAATACACCTCTACTCAGTACTGACTCCACCCAAAAGAACTACTCCACCTGCCCTAGACCGCTGCCGGTGGCGCAAAACCGCTTTGCACCATTTGGTGCCCTAAACCCTTTTGCTAATCCTGGACACGCCCACGCCTCCTCCGATTGGCTCACCACCACAGATAGGAACTCTCCCACTCTGATACCTGACCTCATTAGCTCTACCCCTAAGGAGCCTCAAGCCAATCAGGGAGGTTCAGAAGGTGGCCCTGAGACTCCGCCTAGACCCGTTAAGAGTTCAGAAGAGGACGCGGTTGCTGCAGACCCCGCCTCCGGATCAGTCACCAAGGCAAAGGGGGCAGAGGGAGGGGCCGGGTCATCTTGGCGACCCCCAGCAGAGCTCTGCTGGCTCTCAGTGGAGGAGGTTTCATCCAGTC
The genomic region above belongs to Carassius carassius chromosome 18, fCarCar2.1, whole genome shotgun sequence and contains:
- the LOC132092120 gene encoding GRB2-associated and regulator of MAPK protein 2-like codes for the protein MEKLSASINGLSWSSVSLPLDVVVSKFRLPTLVRLSHGENVEGLSEEDVIFLHSCRQWTTVTAHSLEEGHYVIGPKIDIPLQYQGKFKLLDQDRDVREPVQYFGSVEEIAGIFPDRVFVMEPITFSVKVVSGEFSEDSELYNFSLQAGDELTLMGQAELLCVQSTREKSRLTALLRRLGKAGGALGRPARMKMPCLICMNHRTNESVSLPFQCRGRFCTRSPQEMQMQGGQHTVRSIIERVRLPVNVSVPSRPPCNPYDLHAIREGHRYKLLSIISKTVVLCCILRKEEVMSSHFLLLTDMPRFTLPEGLLHADISYQQVVLQCALRCQESFDPDNYSHAVREVKTDFSEECLSPRQIQVCVQGYGRDELGTSLQRLSLCVYGGGAITHTISHGCGDSPGDSHTLPSSDGEEREYVTPNWSTETQEIPYEELWTNQSSGSFGVTSESSVKAEHNLISFHSTTTSLDGTVGSTHVAMVQMEAGRVSRVSTPPPVPPKSEAVKEECRFLNAPPVPPRCAKGPAPSPPVPTRLPKTPPRQTLNPKLSFYSSGLQESSAPRSGSNSPSPDSYSLYCYPCTWAGCVTSDPCVSPDPTQPAQACWSHPRGGGAYTSNILNTPLLSTDSTQKNYSTCPRPLPVAQNRFAPFGALNPFANPGHAHASSDWLTTTDRNSPTLIPDLISSTPKEPQANQGGSEGGPETPPRPVKSSEEDAVAADPASGSVTKAKGAEGGAGSSWRPPAELCWLSVEEVSSSLRFIGLSDDVIGLFSRERIDGSIFTQLTEEILSEDFKLTKLQVKKIMQFIKGWRPKI